The genomic stretch CCCTCACCTATGTAATTAATATTACAAATTACATTAACATagatttatgcttatttttatgtatttgtctttatatCTTGTAGATTATATAAATTGgagatataaatcaaaactacagatTACTGGTATTTTTTCAACCTCTACCAGAGATCTTTTTATCTTCATATGTCCATAAATTATTACCTAGAATCCTTTGATTTCAATCTGAAGGTCTCCTTTTAGCATTTCCTACAGAGCAGTTGTAGTGGTGGTGAAGTCCCTTGGAATTTGGTTATTTGGGAGTATCTATTTATCACacacttaaagtttttatttatttatttatttattgtagagagacagagagagcatggggaggggcagaggagggaagagggaatctcaagcagactctgcaccaagcATGGAGCTGAATTTAGAGCTTGATCATATGACCTCAAGATCACAACCCCAACGAAACCCAAGacttggatgctcaaccaaccaacctacccaggcacccctctcccacacttttgaaggacagtttcACTGAATACAGTTGAAAGTTTTTTGggggttgtttttggttttggttttggtactAAAGTGCCTTGAATACATCATTCCACTGGCCAccaagttttgttgttgttgttgttgttgttataaattttttgttggtgttcaatttgtcaacatatagaataacacccagtgctcatcccgtcaagtgcccacctcagtgcccgtcacccagtcacccccaccccccgcccacctccccttccaccacccctagttcgtttcccagagttaggagtctttcatgttctgtctcccttcctggatattttttatattccccaaatgaatgagaccatgtaatgtttgtccttctccgattgacttatttcactcagcatcataccctccagttccatccatgtcgaagcaaatggtgggtatttgtcatttctgatggctgagtaatattccattgtatacataaaccacatcttctttatctgttcatctttcgatggacaccgaggctcctttcacagttttggCCACCAAGTTTTATGCTGAAAAGATACTGACATCTTTGGGGGatcctgaatggctcagtcagttaggcatctgactcttgattttggttcaggttatgatctaagGGTCGTAAAGATGGAGCCTTGGATAGGGCTTCATGCTCAGCCTAGagtctgctctctccctctgcccctcccccccacgcattttctctgtcttaaataaataaataaataaataaatctttaaaaaagacactgacgttttaaattaaaaatatcttgtatGTGATGAATTGCTTGTGTATAACCATTATGGGCATCTGTGCCTTTGACTTTCAACATTTTCATTATGACGTATCATAGAGTTTATCCTACTTAGAGTACAATGGTCTTGTTGGTATGAAGATGTCTTTCACACAAATTTCCGAATCTTTCAAGTACTACtcagaaggggaagaaggaaaggcgATTCTTGGGAGAGGGAAATAAAAGAGTTGTTTAAATATTTCGGTCAAATGACTCAGCAGCTAGAGTTGGAGTCTCTGGGTCAGAGAggtctgaaggcaggcactgGTGTTTCATAGCCACAGGATTTGTCTTAATTATGGATAACATATATTGGATGTAGTTTTGTAGGGTATGCAAAGTAGGCAAGCACTAAATGACTAAATATATGCTTATTTCAGATCTACTGAAAACCATTACATGTGTAAATTTTGAATTTGGTACTGGTGGGCTTTTAGTTAATGGTCCTGCTGTGAAGAAGTAAACAATATAGGGACCAATATACACAGGCCATCTTTAATTCACTTGAACACCAATATGTCCCTTAGTTAGATACTTTGATTAATCTGATAGTCAGGTGTATAAATTTAGACTGTCAAATGTATAAAATTAGTAATATTAACAGGACCTTAAGCAGCAAAGTGGAATTGATCTGCAGTGTGAACTTCAGTCATGCACAACACTACAGGGTCCTGACTGAGCAAATCCCATCAACTATCATGGTTTACCTAAGTAAGGGACAATAAGTTAAGTTTCTGTATTGATCTTTCTGCTTTGCTGGAGGAATTAATGCAGGTATAGCAGGATGTACTAGCAATTGCACAGGCTCCAACTTGCTCCACAAGTAGGAAGTCAATGAGAATTCTATCATCCATAACAAGGTTAATATGGATACCTTCTAGGACCAAAGCAgagtttccttaaatatttgaaatcatctTATGAGTACTTTTAGGTGCAAATCAGGGTGTTTTGGGGTGAGAAGAAAGTTAATGCCTAGCTTCTACACAAATGCAATAATGAGAGATATCCATCACCTTGGGATGGGGCAATTAATTCCCCGAACGAGCTGgttattttgagagaaaagacAAGTTATTTAAAGTCTGGGATTAGTGTAGAAGAGCAGAGGCCTCTTTGAAATAAAGTAGGAGATGAATGATGTGAACAATTGCACTGAGGGATCTCTGGCGCAGACATTTTCTAAAATCCAGTAAAGAGGCCCGTAATTCAGAtgagagatagaaaaaataaataaactcttgtcAGAAGTGATCAACAGATCATTGCacatgaaaaatggaaattgatTTTCTCTACCCTGCAATCAATCCTCCTATGTGACTTTAGTTTTTCTGTTATGTGGCAGTCAGTAGTGGGGACAGTTTGGTTTAAGGAACCACAAATTTACAGGCCCTATACTCTGCCTTCAATGAAAAAAAGGCATCCTTCTTATGCCGTTTCACTTAATATTATGGGTATTTAATctaggaaattaaaatttcataaaacacaGCAGCCCAGTTttagagaatttatattttagtataaatttctttgtttaaagCAAACATTTATGCCTCTTAAATTTTCACtaagtttttaaatgaagttgTTCTAGACTCTCTGAAGACTCTGCTTGATTGCAGGCGtttaaaatttattgttgttattgtaaAGACTAGGTTAAGTCTTTAGGATCATTGATAAAAAGCAAGTACTAAGTCCACCAGCATGTAGGAAATCTTTTCTTGAAGCATTTCTGAAATATAGAGATGACATCATGGGAGAGCTAATAGAAGTAATAGAGATGatgttaaatgaagaaactggcttataaaaattagtggaagtacatgtgaaaaataataatacaagtgCGTCTATATTTATTGTGGGTACATGTGTATTTGTTAGAACAACTTTGGTATTGTGGTTCATATTTGAATCTGTGTAATATAACTATCTTAAGTATAGGAGTAAATACCTACAAAACTACACATGTTCAGAACCCAAGATAGGGAATTGTTGAATgattgtaaaacatttttttatccaGCATAATGATTTGTCTTTTGCCTTCAAAACTTGCCTCCCAAGTACCCTTTATAGAGGTCAtgttaggggaaaaaagggaTACACTCATAGAATGGGAAGAAAATTCTAAGGCCAAAGCTCTCCCACCTTTTGTAATTCAGTTAGACATCACATCAGGTAACCTTCAACCTAACATCATCAGATGAAGATGAGTATGAAATTGAATCTCCAAGCATTAAAGATAACATCAAGTTCATTCTGTATATGATTGAGTCTCTTCCATATCCAACACTAAATTGCACATTGACTGTTGAAGACCTTACAGTCCATTGCAGGATCCTGGAATCTTACAACAGCCATATAGACCTTATTAAGTACTCATGGAATTGTTCTTCAGCACTGTGTAAAATAGCTCTGATTCATCTGAAGTGTATATTAAGAAGGAAAGTGATCTTACAGGAAATACAACGTATCATTAGCAATCCATTATCCAAATAGACATCATTGCTTGTTTTACCAACCTGTGTCCCAAATGGTAATTCAGGGCACAGTTTTAAGATTACATCAGGCATGGTACTAGTAGGAATAGTATATGTCTTTTTGCTGCTTATAAAAGGTTCTCTGAAAtgtggcacagaaacagacaaaacCAACTCCACCTGACTGGTACTACAAGATGAAATCAAATGTATAGTAACtaagtaatttaaataatgaaatgaatgcCATCTAATTTACAATTCAAGCATTACATCATCTTTGAGGAAATTTTGGAATTCTAACCTGAAGTAGTCCTTCTGATGAAGCtattatttttggaagaaatatcAACTAACAACCAGCGTTAGTATCTGTTCTACCATTGCTACTGTAAAGACTGGATATTGTATATGACTATTggctctcaatttttaaaagaaattttatatcatAGAGGTGTAAacttgtaaatatgtaaataaatattaatatatacatttttgggGTCGGTAGAGGCGTAAGGAGGAGGTCGAGTCGGGACGCCGAGGTGGTCAGCAGCTAGCTCGTCGGTGCCCGACTTCTCTCAAGCTTGTGTGCTGAGGAGACTCCGATGTTGGCCTCAGCTCCTAGGCTGAACTCGGCGGATCGGCCCATGAAAACTTCTGTATTGAGACAAAGGAAAGGATCCGGCAGAAAGCAACATCTCTTATCGTGGGCTTGGCAGCAAGGACGGGGACAGGTGGTGGAAATCCTGCGATCCGAAAGGCAGACCGAAAGGTGACAAAGAAGCTGAAGATGGGTGGTGGAGAGAGGTATAACATTCCAGCCCCTCAGTCGAGAAACGTTAGTAAGAACCAGCAACAGCTTAACAGAGAGAAGACCAAGGATCAGAATTCCCAAATGAAGATTgttcacaagaaaaaagaaagaggacacacTTACACCTCCTCAGCAGCTGCACGGCAGGCCATGCAAAACGGGGGGAAGaacaaaaattttccaaataatcaaAACTGGAACTCTAGCTTATCAAGTCCCACTTTACTTTTTAAGTCTCAAACTAATCAGAACTACGCTGGAGCCAAGTTTAGTGAGCCACCATCACCAAGTGTTTTtcctaaaccaccaagccactggGTTCCAGTTTCCTTTAATCCTTCTGATAAGGAAATAATGACACTTCAACTTAAAACCTTACTTAAAGTACaagtataaaataagataaaatactacTGTTTAAATTTAGTTATATTTAAGGGTAGTTGTCAGTTGTTTCAGACCAGATTCACTAGGGAATTAATCTGTGTAAAATTGCTAATTAATGTAGAAAACATTATTAGATTTCATCTTAACTGTTTTACGTGTAGTGTGCACTGTGATGTAATGGTAGTATCAGTGCAACTTTAAATAACTAAATTATTGATAATTGTACTTGATATTGTGTTCTCGATtgagtaactcttttttttttaatttttttttttat from Vulpes vulpes isolate BD-2025 unplaced genomic scaffold, VulVul3 u000000669, whole genome shotgun sequence encodes the following:
- the LOC140597531 gene encoding proline-rich nuclear receptor coactivator 2-like, giving the protein MGGGERYNIPAPQSRNVSKNQQQLNREKTKDQNSQMKIVHKKKERGHTYTSSAAARQAMQNGGKNKNFPNNQNWNSSLSSPTLLFKSQTNQNYAGAKFSEPPSPSVFPKPPSHWVPVSFNPSDKEIMTLQLKTLLKVQV